GTCGATGCGCAGGATGATATGTTACACAGGCAAGTGGGTATTTTCATTGTTAACAAAATAAAAAAAGCAGCCTCACCTATTTGCAAACAGGGAAGCTGCCTTTTAACCCGGGATTTTTTTATCCTGCTGTAACATTTCCGGGGAAAGCGCTACTAATAAGCCGAATGAGCTAAAACAGCGCCCATGATCCATCTACAACAGGTTCAAAAACTGTACGACAGGAAGTTAATTCTGAACATTCCTGAATTCACCCTCGACAACGGCATTTACTGGATCTATGGACTGAATGGGACCGGTAAAACCACCTTCCTGAAAATCATGGCCGGCATGATCCCTTTTGAGGGTGATACCCATATCAATAAAGTAAGTTTAAAAAAGAATGGAGTCAGCTATCGGAAGCAGGTCAGTTATGCAGAAGCTGAACCGGTGTATCCCTCCTACATCGCCGGCCGCGACCTGGTTTCGTTTTACCAGCACAACAGAAAAGCCCCGCAGCAACAAATAAACAGGCTCATTGATTTTTCAGGCCTGGGAATCAATCTCAACAATCCAATTGGCACCTATTCAAGCGGCATGGTAAAACGGCTGTCATTGCTGCTGGCGTTTATTGGTCCTGTAGCATTGATCCTGCTGGATGAACCCCTGGCCACGCTCGATACGGACGCTGTTCATGCACTGCCGGATCTGATCAATGAATACCGGCAACAATTTGGCACCAGCTTTATTTTCAGTTCGCACCAACCCTTCTTATCGGAGTCGCTGGCTGTTGATAGAAATTTCTCCATTACTGATCATACAATCCAGCCCCTCGCATGAGCATCCAACGGTCATTGTTATTTAAATCACTGGTGGCGCCGTTTTACCGGCAGAACGCGGCGTTGTTATGTTTCGTGTATTATATAATGACCCTGGGCGTAGGCAGAGCCAACGGAGTTGGGATGCTGGAATATCATTACGCGTTGATCAGGGGAATGCTTACTGCCCCTTCTTTTTTAATAACGGTATTGGCCTTGTGGCTGGCCTATGCCATCAAGTGCGCCCAGTTTATTGCCAGCAGCCTGCACAAGCCGGCGTTCTCTTTCCTATATCAGTTATTATTAGTAGAACCAAAGAAGGTATACCGCCTGCTGCTGCAGGTACAGCTGATGTTGTTGTTGCCGGTTTTGTCGTACCTCATCTTCGTAATGGGTATTGGTTTTCACCAACACTGGTACCTGCCTGCTACTCTGGCATTGCTGTTCAATATAATCCTTTGTGTGAGCGGCGCGGGTTGGTACCTGTACCTTTTACAAAGACCCGGCGCTGTTCCTCTCCAGGTAAAATGGAAATGGCCATCCATCCTGAAGCGCAAATACTACGTTAGCTTTCTGCTGCGCTATGTGCTGGAGAAAGGCAAGATGTTGTTTCTTGTCAC
The Niastella koreensis GR20-10 genome window above contains:
- a CDS encoding ABC transporter ATP-binding protein; its protein translation is MIHLQQVQKLYDRKLILNIPEFTLDNGIYWIYGLNGTGKTTFLKIMAGMIPFEGDTHINKVSLKKNGVSYRKQVSYAEAEPVYPSYIAGRDLVSFYQHNRKAPQQQINRLIDFSGLGINLNNPIGTYSSGMVKRLSLLLAFIGPVALILLDEPLATLDTDAVHALPDLINEYRQQFGTSFIFSSHQPFLSESLAVDRNFSITDHTIQPLA